Proteins encoded together in one Telopea speciosissima isolate NSW1024214 ecotype Mountain lineage chromosome 4, Tspe_v1, whole genome shotgun sequence window:
- the LOC122659060 gene encoding uncharacterized protein At4g06744-like, with translation MGVFFVGTSLTLRQCPLSLFVCHVFPYGSFHMGKRILSNFRGTKCPPEPPPQTLPDLLTFADQRLAIVYPVIQTFKKTITSDPLGVTKTWVGSDICNYKGFFCDSPPDNRTATAVASIDFNGFGLTAPTLDGFLDQLLDIAVFHANSNNFTGTVSPKISQLRYLYELDFSNNNFSGKFPTAVVNMVGLSFLDIRFNSFTGSIPAQVFTQTLDLLFVNNNNFMEKLPDNLGNTSVRYLTLANNKFMGPIPKSIGKAANTLVEVLFLNNQLSGCLPYEIGLLVEATVFDASLNQLTGPLPCSLGCLEKIEQLNFAGNQLYGAVPEVVCALGNLENLSLSDNYFTHVGPICRNLIKRRVLDVRKNCIQDLSSQRSVAECALFFAHPRICLNLLSYSIIPCKSSHWPFPFPWKFPPRSSSAQSKQPKAPSPSYSALIKHRL, from the coding sequence AGGAACCAAATGTCCACCAGAACCACCACCACAGACTCTCCCAGATCTCTTAACCTTCGCAGACCAAAGGCTAGCTATAGTGTACCCAGTAATCCAAACCTTCAAGAAAACCATAACCTCCGATCCCCTCGGCGTCACCAAAACATGGGTAGGCAGCGACATATGCAACTACAAAGGTTTCTTCTGCGACAGCCCACCGGACAACAGAACCGCCACCGCAGTCGCCTCCATTGATTTCAACGGCTTCGGACTTACCGCTCCAACTCTCGACGGCTTCCTCGACCAACTCCTCGACATCGCTGTCTTCCACGCCAACTCAAACAACTTCACGGGCACCGTATCCCCTAAAATCTCCCAGCTCCGCTATCTCTATGAGCTCGACTTCAGTAACAACAACTTCTCCGGCAAATTCCCAACCGCCGTAGTAAACATGGTTGGCCTCTCCTTCTTAGACATCCGGTTCAACTCCTTCACCGGTTCGATCCCGGCTCAGGTATTCACCCAAACCCTCGACCTTCTCTTCGTCAACAACAACAATTTCATGGAGAAGCTTCCCGATAACTTGGGCAACACTTCGGTTCGCTACCTCACCTTGGCCAACAACAAGTTCATGGGTCCCATACCCAAAAGTATCGGCAAAGCTGCTAACACATTGGTTGAGGTTCTGTTCCTGAACAACCAGCTCTCGGGTTGCCTTCCCTACGAGATCGGGTTGTTGGTTGAGGCAACCGTGTTCGATGCCAGTTTGAACCAGCTGACCGGACCATTGCCGTGCTCGTTAggttgcttggagaagatagaaCAGCTCAACTTCGCGGGGAACCAATTGTATGGGGCGGTGCCGGAAGTGGTGTGTGCGTTAGGGAATCTAGAGAACCTGTCGTTATCTGATAATTATTTCACGCATGTGGGCCCGATCTGCAGGAATTTGATAAAGCGACGTGTGCTTGATGTTAGGAAGAATTGCATTCAAGATTTGTCGTCGCAGAGATCAGTGGCTGAGTGCGCTTTGTTCTTCGCGCATCCAAGGATATGCTTGAACCTACTGTCGTACAGTATCATTCCTTGCAAGTCTTCTCACTGGCCGTTTCCGTTCCCGTGGAAATTCCCTCCACGTTCTTCTTCGGCTCAATCGAAGCAGCCCAAGGCTCCTTCCCCTTCTTACTCTGCTCTCATAAAGCATCgcttatga